The DNA segment TGTGCTACATGTGGTCCATCTGCCCCCTCTACcgcgtcaggtgtgtgtgtgtgtgtgtgtgtgtgtgtgtgtgtgtgtgtgtgtgtgtgtgtgtggtgtgcctACCTGGCTGCCTGGTTGTTGGCTGTCTCTCACACCCTCCACCCCCCACAGGAAGAGCCGCAAGGTGATGGCAGACGAGGGCGGGCCAGACTCGGAGCGCGTGTCTTACATTCGCGTGGACGAGCGCGGCGGCTACCGTGGCTACGAGGAGGAGCGCACCTGGTGGGACTACCTGCCCGCCTGCTGCACGGACGCGGCGCTCTACCTGGGGGTGACGCCTCCCAAGCGAGGCGGCGGCCGCATGGCCTGGAGCGGCGACGAGCGACAGCGGTACTGGCAatttggcggcggcggcgagggcgTCCCCGTGGACGAGAGGGTGATAGGGTCGCGGCGCCCCGGCGGGCGTGACCTGGTGCTGCTGGAGGACCTGGACGAGGCCcgcctgcagcagcagcagcagcaaggcgGTGCAGGCCGCGTGCTGCGTGTTGACTCCCGCAACTCCTTCACCTCGCAGGACCCGCGCCGCACCTTCATCCTGCGCGACGCGCGCGGCCTGCCCCGCCTGCCCGACACGGTGCGCGAGGGCGAGCACTACCTGGTGGAGGACGTGGACGGGTCTCCGCGTGGCGTCAGGATGGACGACCCACGCCTGCGCCTGGAGGACCCGCGCACGCTGCGGGTAGAAGAGCCGCGGCCCGCGCCTCCACCGCCACCCGCGGCCGAGGAAGATTCATCTTACGCTCGGCCGGGAAACGGGGAGGACCTCCGACTTCACGCCAGCCCGCCCGGCGCCGCGCCCCGCGATGACGGGGCCGCGGGCCGGCGGGGCCGCCCACCCAGGCAGGCTGGCGGGGGGCCGGGGGGAACAGGACGACGGAGGGGACGAGGCGCGCACTCAGGCATGAGGACGCGGGGGGCGGGGAAGggggggcgggggcggcgggGCCAGCCCCCCCCTAGCAGACGTAATGATCCAAACGGAGGTTCACGGGGCCGCGGTGCCCGCAGGGGCTCCCGCCGTGCCCCGCCTTCGAATCAGGACGCCGATACAGGAGGAGACGAGCAGCCTGCTGGAGGCAGAGGCCAGCCGCTCCTCCAGACGCGAGACGCAGCGGTCCAGGCGACCGACCCGccaggaggaggatggtggggGACCTGGGAGCCCCGAGGACTGGTCCAGCTCGGCGGGGCGCCGGTCCACGCGCCTGGCGCAGCCCGCCAACTCCCTCTACCAGCACAACAAGGCTTCTATTATGCGCTTCGAGACCAACAAGGCGCGTATGGAGGAGGGCGCCGCGCAGGAGGCCGCCGTGCCCCGCCGCGCCGCCACTACCTCAGCTCCCGAGGGCCGCCGCTCCTCCAGCCTGGACGGGCGCCGTTCCCACAGCCGGGCTGGGGGGGAGGTGGCGCGGCGGGCCCCGGGGTCGGGTCCGCCTGGCCTGGCGCGGCGCGGGTCactgccctccctctccctggagACTACCGGGCTGGAGCGGGAGGCCGCGCAGCGATCCTTGTCCCGGCGGGGGTCGCCGGGCCCCCAGGACCTGCCCGCCGCTGACGGCAGGTCCAGACACTCCtcggaggaggacgacgaggagccTGTGGGGCGCCGCTCCAGACCGCGGGCCAATGCGCGGTACATGCAGTGGTACAACCGAATGCGAGACCGAGGCCAGCACGACCCGCGTCTTCCTGATGACCCTCGCCTCCACGACCCCCGCTACCCTGAGGACCCGCGCCTGTACGATCCCCAGTACCAGGACTCCCGCTACCAGGACCCCCGGTACCAGGACCCCCGGTACCAGGACCCCCGGTACCTGGACCCGAGGTACCGCGACCCGCGCTTCCAGGACCCCCGCTACCCTGACCCCAGGCTGCAGGACCCCCGCTTCCAAGACCTCCCCCACCTGGACGACCCGCGCTTGCAGGACCCGCGGGTTCAGGAGCAACGGTTCGAAGAGCCGCGGCTGCCGGAGGCTGAGGCGCGTCTGCTGCAGCAGGAGTTCGTGGGGCCGCGGGGGCCTGAAGAGCGCAGGGCGCGGGTGTCTGAGGCGCGGCAGGCGGCGGAAGGGTCTGAGTCCAGGCCCG comes from the Scylla paramamosain isolate STU-SP2022 chromosome 45, ASM3559412v1, whole genome shotgun sequence genome and includes:
- the LOC135094208 gene encoding cadherin-86C-like isoform X2, with protein sequence MVTFEPILVTVTAVEMEEERTRAPRDSYSSSVEIAFVIMDSDMMIPKFTYQQYVGEVRENSQPGTAVTFPDTTFLKSGLKGVFALRLEGDEGIFTVEPSVVRDSGDISIKVKNTALLDYEERPHIEFQMIARQVSGSGQSSSSAQLRVNLIDLNDNSPVFTQSVYRTEVYENITSGTSIIRVEARDADGGSFGTVRYTRLEGDMADRLELDAYSGLISRNNDILSFDRERKAELHLRVRATDNSGAGNEAHSNVILVLRDVNDEAPVFQHTVYQGVMKPDQTGLRSPIQVQAVDRDAEEPNNQVRYRLDPSSYSSYFSVDALTGELKVIQALSYPQVSSISDPRDQRTYDEEVINLSITAYDLGTPQQTQNVPVQIFREEFVERFITFIYPRPKIEVELKREEIETMLRTLTGGNAQIRTVEHFTTQDTSRSIVTALVRNNVNTVVDIEKILKQLNGTQPVACRLEGVQLTSVQGERDSYLAGVVILCVLLALIFLLIILCYMWSICPLYRVRKSRKVMADEGGPDSERVSYIRVDERGGYRGYEEERTWWDYLPACCTDAALYLGVTPPKRGGGRMAWSGDERQRYWQFGGGGEGVPVDERVIGSRRPGGRDLVLLEDLDEARLQQQQQQGGAGRVLRVDSRNSFTSQDPRRTFILRDARGLPRLPDTVREGEHYLVEDVDGSPRGVRMDDPRLRLEDPRTLRVEEPRPAPPPPPAAEEDSSYARPGNGEDLRLHASPPGAAPRDDGAAGRRGRPPRQAGGGPGGTGRRRGRGAHSGMRTRGAGKGGRGRRGQPPPSRRNDPNGGSRGRGARRGSRRAPPSNQDADTGGDEQPAGGRGQPLLQTRDAAVQATDPPGGGWWGTWEPRGLVQLGGAPVHAPGAARQLPLPAQQGFYYALRDQQGAYGGGRRAGGRRAPPRRHYLSSRGPPLLQPGRAPFPQPGWGGGGAAGPGVGSAWPGAARVTALPLPGDYRAGAGGRAAILVPAGVAGPPGPARR